In Nicotiana tabacum cultivar K326 chromosome 10, ASM71507v2, whole genome shotgun sequence, the DNA window TGAATTTCAAGAATGGATTAGAAAGAAATGAGAGTTAAACTTTGGCCTACTACAAAAAATGGGTTATGAAATTTCAGATTTCTATCAGAGCCAGACCGAGTGTATTAACTACCAAAATTCACCCAGTCCCCACATACTAACATTTTCTCAGAATGCTGCTACAAGAATATTTACAGGAGACTGTATAGCTCTGTGATCACCTTCCATTTAAAACTCTGGGTTTTCTACCGTTTGATCGTTTTCTAGAGGGAATGATGCCATTAAAACCTACACATTTCCTTTTCAATGAGCCATTACTTAGATCTCCACAATTTCTGTCAAACTTGACAATGTTTGTTACAATGGCATGAACCATGATCTCACTTTTAGGAACCATAATGACCTTTTTCTCAATAACTGCAGCCTGTCCACAGTGAGGATCCACGATGGCGCTTTCTCTTAGATTCTGTAATATAGAATCCTTATCATCCTTGAACACATGTGATGAAATCTGCACGAGAGAATAAAACGCTATAGTCAGCCCCCAGACAATCATCAATATTCTTCATAAACAAGAATAATAGACCCGTCACAAAATATACATAGTAAAGACTAAAGGGTTAGGCCAGTTTCCATACCATTCCCAACCGTTATACCCTAAAAAAAGGGAGGACTAGCCTCACTGTTCTTTTACTGAAAAAGGGAACGAGATGAAGAACTGGACTGCTAGTACAGTATTTGTTGCCAATGTATATATTGAAATATTGTCCAATCGTGTTTCTCATACTTCTCCAGCTTCTAGTTTCACAACTTATTTTGAGCAGTAATCAAAAAGATTTTCATTAAATACAACAGCTAAGCATTAAGATAGCGCTGGGCAATACAAAAGTTCATCCCTTTACAACAATGGTCAGTTCTGAAGAAAATTTATTATTCAATTACTATAATGCACATGCTTTAGAGGTGTCTCAAAGAAAGTTGTGATTCTCAGAGAAATAAAGTAGAATAATTTTGATTCTAGACAAGTGGTGGCGGGGAACACAAAGCAGCTTCAGACATTGATTCCAATCAGATCACTAAATTGTTCTTGCAAACCATGCAAAGATATGTATCATTAATCATGCCACAAATAATTCAAGTTATAAATCCGTTGGTCCAGTAACTAGGGGCCAAAGGCTAAAGCTAGACTGTTGGCTAAGCAGCCTTGGGGTAAAGTCAAGTGCCACCAAATTGTTGGTCTTTTCTAGTTGTACCGTTGTACCCATATCACGATTCAATTTAACCAATGATTTGCCTCCATCAAGGAGCATCGCTAGGTACACTCAAGTCTCGCCACTACAGGTGATCAAACAGCCGAGCTTCCAATTCAAAGAGATAAATTCACTCAGTAAAGGACCTCACAAGTCAAGAATGCCATTAAACATGAATCAAAGGGATATACTGGTAGCAATCTAGTCTACTCTGCAAAAAGGGATATGCTGGCATCAAGTCTGGAACCTTTCTTTTGGTTACAGTAACCAGCCTAGGAATATCTTTACCACTTGGTGTACAAATAGTTTCTAGCCGCTCACCAAATTTACCAAGAGGCATACTAATTAGAGCAGAAAATCCTAGTGCATTGGCCCAAGCCTAAGGGAAAATGGTATGCTATGGGTAAGGAATCAAAGCAAGGAGCCAACCCCAGTTCTTTTTAGGAAGCAACCTCTCCCCTCCCCTGTGGGTTCACCGCTGAGTCTAATGCAGTGGGGCATAAAACAATGTCTAGAACATTGTGATTCTGCAGAAGATCTACACGCAATGTTTTGAAGTTAAAACAAGCATGAGTTATCATTCTTTCAGTTTTCACAGAGGAGAATGAACACTAGCATGGAATTGGCTAGGCATGGTTTACCAATAATAAATTAATATAGAGGTCATAACAAAGTAGTCTTCATTCATTTATCTTATAAGCATTAAAACAATGTGGCCAGAGGTTAACCAAAGCAAGGATGTTTGAATGAAGAAACTTGTCCAGTGTCCTCTCACCTTAAAATCAACTGGAATTTTGATTTCAGCCGATGAACACTTGCAGCCATCACTGAAGTTCAATTTCAACTTAACGTTAAAAGGATTTGCATTCTTAACTGTCCGCCTGACAAGCAATAGGAGTTGAATAAGAACGTTTCAGTCTGAGAGAATTTATAATAGTAGTGAACATATGAAATAAACCCTCACCaataattaaaaaggaaaatcaTCATATGCCGCGGaaataattcaaaattttgaTCAAGAAAATCAATGGTCAAGATTCCGCactttgttatttttatttttattttttcctcatCAATAAATTTGACTTTAACATGCTAGTTTTTCATATCAACTCGggatcttcttttctttttccgttTTGTGGTTAGAAAACTCGGAAGCTGCTGAAATGATATTCATATTACTCATTTTCATTCCATTTTATaacgcagggtccggggaaggtccgcaccccaaggggtgtgatgtagacaacctaccctaatgcaagcattagtggctgcttccacagctcgaacccgtgaccgtcacacggagacaactttaccgttgctccattTTATTATGTGTCCAAtttatatttcttcatttttttttccttttggtatGTTAGACCCTTTATTAATGTGAAGTAAACAAGAGAGGAAAAAGCAATGATTGTTAGAATTATTCATGGATGCTCTAGTTCTTGGCCGACAATgataacatttttttttttaaaaaaaaaaatcccataACTTCTGGAAAATGTCAGTTCCAGATTGGTAGACAATCTAATTACATGTTCTATATGATATCATAACACCTCAAGTATACAATCTTGAATTACTAATACAAGAGCAAAATATTTTGACTTATTGGAGAAATTATGCCAAAGGAGTATGTATAACAGAGACATATCGAGGTTATCTTTCACACTGAATATTACAGCTTCAAGAATTATGAAACTACCTTTTTAGCTGAAGAGGTTGTTTATGCAGAACAGTTGCTTTCATATTTTGACATTCTGAAAAAGAAACCTACAAGTCCATTTCAAAAGCAGCAGAGATGTTATCATAGTAGACCCAGAAAGTTTTAAGAGGGCTCAGGACTACTACTGATGACAATCATTAAGTGAAGGAGAAGAAAGACAAGACCTGTTTTTAAATGAATCCTGCAAATTAGACAAAGGACTATAAAACGAGCATTTATAACAAACAACTTTTATTACTCACGGACAATTCAAAAAGGTCTAAGCTACTCACAGTCCGCTCAAAAAGTAACTGCTTCATTAAAGTGACAGAAGAAACTCAGAGGGAAGTTGAAGTAGCATCAAGACTCTTTACAGTAGGACTATTTCACTCTTTTTTACTTAGCACATCCCTTCTCACATTTTTAGAGCCCATTTATCAGTGTCGTCTCTTGGTTCATAGGGTATCACAACAGATTCCTAAAGCCTTTGATCTGCATACCTCAAACAAGAGATACACAGGATAAATGAACAGAGCTAGAGATCCTCCAAAGAGGCAAGATCTAACTAATGAATTCCGTGTTCAAAAAGGCAAAGGCTGCGAAAGGAAGGTCTAACTACTTTGATCTTACTGCAAGGGTACAGGGCCATTTCCCCAAGTCTCAAAGTGATAGATTATCCAATTCTCAATCAAGTCTACATCATAAATCAAATATATCAAAGGAAAAACTCGTAATGGCTGTGGTCTATCGGTGATAATGCTGCTTCTGCCACTGAATATGCCATTGATGCACCCACAACTGCCACTGTTACTGCCTGTTATTAGTTTCCATGTTTTTTTCTGTTTCTAGTTTGTTGTGTCTTGGAGGTTTCACAGCAACAGTGAGCCTCCAAAACTCTACCCTCTAGAAATACATACATGCTTATTCAACAGAATCTGTCGCGCAGCTATTAACTCACCTCTACAGATTTGATAAAAGGCAATGGCGCCCTACTTCCATGGACACTTGCCACAGTAAGGGTCcaatttacatattttttatctGCAAAATAAGTAAATCAGATagatcaaaagacatatttaatGAATAACCTGCTCCAAAGAGGACTATTTAGAAATTTGATCAGACCTCTCTTCTATTTTCTATAGGACTACTTGTGGCCACGTCCAATATTAATTTACCAGATATGTTAACACGGCAAAAATAATAAGCTATATTTTTCACTTCATTTATAGGAATTCCCTGAGAATATTCTACAAGAACTAAGGTATACACATGCAATTCCTTTCTTCACTTTTTCACTTGTATCtgcagaagatgaagaagaattgACCAAATTTTCGCAAATTGTAACTTGCTTTGTGCACATTCACACGCACCGATATTGCTTGCAAAATAAAAATCACAGAAAATGTCTTTTCAGCTCTAGGACTTCAGAATGCCAAATGAACAAATGAAAAGATAAGCACAAATCTAGGGGAGTTACCAAGACTTAAGGCCTGAGTAAAAATGGTCTGGAGAAGATCAATTCTAATAAATGGTGGGATTCGCAGACTGAGGAATTCCATGACTCCTGCAATTACCTGTTCATAGCCATATTAGTAAACATTCTGGAAACAGGATCAATCAAAACCATAAATCTTTTTCAGTCAAATACTGCAGGGAAAAACATAAGTGAACATGTGAACAAAGCGAAACACCCTATTCTCCCAAAGTCGAACTAGGTAGACTAAAAGAACCAGTATCATTGTTCAGCTATTGATTCTGTAGAACCAAGCCCAATATGTTAACTAAAGCTATCGAAAACATGATTCCTGGGAGTCATAAATGGCAGTATGGTGGTTCAGCTGGATATTCCAGAGCTAACAAAACTATTGGTAAGTCACTTTAAGGAAGCAGGATGAAATGAAGATTGCTCAATAAGAACTAGGCAAAAGAATCAATGTTTACTTGGGCTAGCGAGCAGTTTAGCACCTGCAAAGTCAAGTAGCCAGATGAAGGTAGAAAATCCCATTTAGTAATTCTACATGTGAAAGCTCACCAAGCAATAGTAATATTTCCAATTAAAAAACTATGTACCACAATAACAACTGTCAGTGGCATTGTAGCTCCGAGGGGATACAATCATACAACAACACAAATATGATACCTTGTCTACAAGGCCATGAATCAGCATGGTTGCTTTCTTGTCCTTGGGAGTTTTCTGCAAAAAACAAATGGAAGAGGGAAATAAGATCTAGGCCACAGATGAGCTCCTATTAATCCAGTATCGTTTTCCATAGAATGATTGGTAGAGAGTATTTTCAAGTACAGTCATTGACAGGATACCGTAATATATGAGCAAGAGATATTCACCTAATCTTCTATAACATTttggttatggaacttgttaAAAGTTTCATCCTCAGGTTAATTAAAGCTTTTCTTTCTTATTCCCTTGGAGACCCTCTTATATTTGACCTAGTAGAAAATTCAAGCTTAAGCATCTAAAGAACCTGAAATCCTTGATCTTTTTTTTTGTGGCTCTGATAAGCAAGTCCTGAATACTTTATCATGGCAAAGTACAGCAGACTAAGCTAGGAGCCCCATATGTGCATTGTAAGGAAAATGATTGCTTTACCTACATGATTCAGTGATTGAGAAAGAAACAACTGCATTTATTTGAGAACAGAAAGTAACATTTGCTGGTTTTGGTTAAAACGTGGCAGTACAGAAAGATCGAAAAGTCAAGCTGACAGTTCGTAAGGAACACTTCCTTCTCCTTCGTGTTGGCTCATGTTCAATTCTTGTGGAACCATTATTATTGCTGTTTAGTCAAGTCTTGCATTTTTGGATCCCCACATCTTGGATTGTGAAAATTAAACCTTAATGGCCTTCATAAAGATGTTTCCTGAACACGAGGTGAAATAAAAGGCATTTACACTCTAAAAACAGTTGCAAACTGTTCTTTGATGCTGGAAAGTGATTTTGGCAAACTTATTTACAGACCACTAGTAAAAGATCTGACATCTCTATGGCTGTTgtcaattcttttctttttttctttttcctgggGGGGTGGGGGCAGGGGAATATGAGGCTCTCTGGTGCATGCTCTGTCATCACAACTAGGTCGATGTGCGATAATTGTTCGCTGATGTTACATTTGGGACAAGGAATAATGTACCTGAAGATTAACTATTACAATCTTTCCACCACCTTTGAGTGATTTTAGAGGCAAATTACAGGCAGGGGTGATCTGCAAACTGCAAGAGTAGAACAAGTCATGTTCACTTCTGACATGACATGATTAAGGCCGAAGAATGATGGAAGTAAATGGTTTAACAGTTGAGCGTCAACAAACACTGTAAGAAATCATTATTTTAGCATCATGCATCAGAATTCCAGATTATGGAGGCAGTCAAATAGATAATTTAGCATTACCTTGTTCCTAGACATAGCACAACATCAGCCATTTTGCAGTGCCTCTCAGCTGGATTCATCTCCTTTGGAGGTAGAGCATCCTGAGGACAAAAACACGAGAGGGGACAGGATGAGGTCAACAACAGAGTCATAGGTGGAATCATCTTTTGGCCATAACAATCTTGGCGCTTTGGCCCAAATAGCAGGAAAAAAGTAAATCCTCAAAACTTTTACAACTTATTGACTTAATCATCGGATGCTCATGAGGCTACAACCCGTCAAATTTCTGGTTATGCAATGTTGACTGCAAGTTACGGAGaatccataaaaataataaattctaTTTCGTATTAATCCCTTTTACAAATTAGATGTGCATCAAAATACTATCACAGAACTTGCATTTAGAATCAGCAACACAAGATCGAGTATGCCTAATATCCTTCACAGGGATGTTggcacttctttttttttctttgaagtAGTGAGGTAATCTAGTTAAAGTTCAGATACAGTGAAAAATACCAAAGTCATCAATACATTTAGTTAGGTAGGGATTGATTTTCATTGGGAAAATAGACTAATATCGTCATATTTCTAGCTTAAAGAAGACAATATCTTTACGGTCACTATTAAAGGGCAGTGGAATGTCACTGTACAACTACAAAGAGAAACTCAGATCCTAGGATATTGTCATTAAACACAATGCTGTTTGTCATTACCTCCCAGTCAAGAACTGTGTCTCTAAGTCTGGCACCACAGCCCACCTTGGAACAACGTCGTGCAGTTTCCTTCAACCCAATAGTTTCTATTTCAAAATCCCTCATATACCTTCATGGGTCAATTCATAAAATAGACTCATATAAGCAATCACCATATCGCTACGAAGAAGCAATAGAGCAGCATACATAAAATAAAACGGCTATACATGAGTGTGAATATACCAAAAGGCTCCAAAAGAGTCACGTGAACTGTGGGAACATGCATAATAGCAGGAtagtacaacaacaacatcagcaacaacaaatccagtgtgatcccacaagtggggtctggtgagggtagtgtgtatgcagccttacccctaccttgtgaattcgtagagagactgtttccaaaaaAGCAGGATAGTGTGCTGCAGAAAAAGATGAAGTCTTACTCAATTCCACAAGAAGGGCATAGTTCCATAAAAGAATCCCCATGTAATTCTGCAAGCTTCTCCCTTGGAATTCCAGATCGAAGATGGAGGCCATCAATGTTCTACAATGTTCAAATAAGTATGATGTGACACTTGAATATTATACCAAGGAAAACTACATAAATGGAATCTGAGGCTTAGATTTTAAGTAGAATAAACATCCCCTTGATCAAATGAAATGTCATATTTTAAACACAAATAACtaggctctctctctctctctgattGTTTGAACTAAGTTTGTTGGGCTGAGGGGGAAATGGAAAAAGTTTGGAAGGAGTAATGGAATGCATCTACAGCACTAGTCATAAAGTATACCCAACAACTTTGATTAAATTGGAATTAAGATGTTGTCTTCATTCTGTTACTTCCGTTTGGCCAACAGTAAAGACACTCAGAACAGCCCAAAACATAAATGAAGACATCAATttatcaacttcaccaattccAAACTAGTTAAGgttggctatatgaatcctctataTCCCCCACCGTATTCAGGCTCATTTCAGTCAAATCTTGGGAGCAGAGAACGAAATTACTCTGTGCACGAAATGCTAACTGGATGGTGGGTGCGTGCCTGCGTGGATAGGGGGAGAGTGGGCACGTATCATACGCAACCTTCCCCTAAGACTCCTGCAAAGAGGTTGCTTCCCCTCCTCGAGCCCATGACCTACAGGTCACCGAAGGAGCAACTCCATCGTTGCGCAAAGGCTCATTCTCACAGGTCATGAAAATAAAGAGTATGAATTGTATGCTAAAAGCACACAAATGTATAGCAAAAGAGCTCTATCATCATAATATAGTTTAAATGATGAAGGTTTTTTTTATTAGTAACTGGTGATGAAGTTTAAACAAGATccactttttttttcaatttctttgagTAAAGTGCAGCATATAAGCATTTGTGATTCTCACAACGTGCAAAACATAGGTTACAATTTGAAAGGataacaaaatgcaaacaatgagacTACTCATGAAGCATATATTTCAATGAACAAATTCTGCAACGACTCCCACAATCACAAATAAGCCAACTTCATTTCATTCAGAATAAAATGTCCAGATTCACTTCCCTCCACCTTATTCTAGAATTAATGTTGTAACTTTGATTAATTTCATCAAATTAAATTGTTTCAATTCTAGTTGAGTCGTTGACCAATTgcatcaaattaaggaaaatagagGCTGGTTTGGTTAAATAgatctctcttcttctttcttataAGTTGGTGATAAATGCTTTTTCCAAGGAACACTGCTATAATCGATAGATGCATTCATCCCTATCGATGCTCAATCTTCCACTCACTGAAATGTCACTTCTTTGCACTAACCACGAAAATTGGCATGCTAATTCAGAGGATCCCTAATGACCAGATGTAccgcaagtaaaacacaaagcaTGTTTGAATCCAGACAGCAAAGATATATCTACACCAAAAGATTATCACCAGAGCCAATCGACAAATAAATATAGATGAGAATAAGGGGCAACCCACACTGTCAATTCTCCATGAGCAGTGGATACCAAAGAAAATAAGGCTAGAAACACTTGAAAGGGtcccaaagtaaaagaaatagaACAGTCATCTCAGTCAAAGCTTTCAGAGGTGGAACGGCAACCGTGAAGGTGTTGATTCAGTTGCTGGTTAATGattatatcattatggattagTTGAAGTTGGCTAAAAGAAGAGTTAACCATGCATAAAGTCAAATGGTGCTATGAAAATGGGTAAAAGGATCTAAATTGAACTCAATGATCAAGTCTTCAATCTCACCAGCATCCAACTTTAATATATTGGTAGACCATAGTTCATCTATTTAGAAAAGTAAGCTCAAAAAGCCTTTAATTATGCAAATTTAGTAGCTTACCTGAATTAGCATTGTCTTCCTAGTAACATATTACAATTAGTGACCGGAACCAGAGCCAAATAAACTCAGTAACAGTATCAAAACCATAGTAAAGGttgttttatttatttcataCAGCTATCGTATGATACTCTTTCAAGGCAATCTATGTCAAAATTGATGGGTTTCTTCAATTGAAAGCCTAGCTATCGGTTAACGTGGCGCAAAGAGAGGTATCTTTGGGGATAGACACCAAGCAAAAAGAGTGAGCATAGAGCAGCTTATCTCCCACTTTAACGGAGAGGAACTCCATAGGAAATTGGAAGAGGCAGAACAGGAATTTCTCCCGGGAATGTAAATGAACAATTAAATGACTGatcacaaaaaagaaaaacttgaaTGCGATCGGGTTGAAATTGTGATTTCATTCTGAAAGCAGCACTAGCTACACAAATGGTGGAAGTGATATAATTAATAAACCTACAAATGTTAAGGAACAAAGTCAAGACTGAAACTGCACATATTGTAGTGTAAACCTACAAATGTTAAGTGCACCCATATAGTAAGAAAATTAATAATGCCACACCTGACTTATAGTAAACTTTAGAAAACCCGCTTTCTCTAGTTCAACTAGGGCCATGTGTGTCATGCTCGGTGTTGCACGGTGAAATGGCAAAGATGCTTCTGGTAGCGCTTTCCCTTCTCTCTACAAGTCAGTCAAAAAAAAAAGGGATAAGAAGATACATTATAGCCAGTTATTCTTTTGCACAGTATTATTGTAGAAACTAATTCGTGTTAAATGCTTTCAATGCTATATACAATATTCACATCATAATCAGTGGTTTGATCCTGATCACATCACTGCAATGTTGCCTATTAAATACTCCAAAAAATAGGAGTGATCTTTACATGTCTCAagaaacaataataatacaaaTGCTTGTGCACTCAAGAGCGTGCCTAACTATCAATGAAGTGGGTGAAAACCTAGGAAACCAGGGTTTAAATCTCAACAAAGGCAAAAAAACGATAGATGATGTATTCTCGTCTCCTAAGCCTCGACCCTTGACGGGCAGAGTTACCTGATACTTGTGCTAGCGGAAGATAGCAGGTACCTATAAAATAGTCGAGGTGCACACAAACGGAACTAGACACCACCGTTATACCCTAAAAAAATATAATGCTTGTGCTCTTTCCTTATGCAAGTATAAACTGTAGCTCTTTTTCAACTTCTTCCTACTTAGTGAAGAAGATTACCAGTCAAAACAATATCAGAATGAAATAACAGACCTAGACACTATACACAAACAACACCACATTTATTGAGATATTATTTTCTCTTTCAG includes these proteins:
- the LOC107809205 gene encoding NAD-dependent protein deacetylase SRT1-like, translating into MSLGYAEKLSFIEDVGNVGMTEYFDPPHVLQDKIERLAVMIQKSKHLVVFTGAGISTSCGIPDFRGPKGIWTLQREGKALPEASLPFHRATPSMTHMALVELEKAGFLKFTISQNIDGLHLRSGIPREKLAELHGDSFMELCPSCGIEYMRDFEIETIGLKETARRCSKVGCGARLRDTVLDWEDALPPKEMNPAERHCKMADVVLCLGTSLQITPACNLPLKSLKGGGKIVIVNLQKTPKDKKATMLIHGLVDKVIAGVMEFLSLRIPPFIRIDLLQTIFTQALSLDKKYVNWTLTVASVHGSRAPLPFIKSVEVSFSECQNMKATVLHKQPLQLKRRTVKNANPFNVKLKLNFSDGCKCSSAEIKIPVDFKISSHVFKDDKDSILQNLRESAIVDPHCGQAAVIEKKVIMVPKSEIMVHAIVTNIVKFDRNCGDLSNGSLKRKCVGFNGIIPSRKRSNGRKPRVLNGR